A stretch of Lathyrus oleraceus cultivar Zhongwan6 chromosome 6, CAAS_Psat_ZW6_1.0, whole genome shotgun sequence DNA encodes these proteins:
- the LOC127092047 gene encoding transcription factor MYB3R-1, whose protein sequence is MDGDRKMAVPHLDGSADGAQKLRAALHGRTTGPTRRSTKGQWTPEEDETLRKAVERFQGKNWKKIAECFKDRTDVQCLHRWQKVLNPELVKGPWSKEEDEVMIELVNKIGPKKWSTIAQHLPGRIGKQCRERWHNHLNPAINKEAWTQEEELALIRAHQIYGNKWAELTKFLPGRTDNAIKNHWNSSVKKKLDSYLASGLLTQLQSVPHDGNASQSMVTTSSTVQCNADDNVLQGTEGDEVLEYSHDSANALHFPSTREMTSVDLQTVGGECSLGTDHSPSQASCSEPYYISIDDATTCIPEIAHQEACSSEFNEQFSHEPGNSINEDCQFNLHTLPNISSIDLGKDSSQLQRDYMESRDPSGIRDLANVSMAMETTSTEAAKPDHMLISDDECCRALFSEANNDRCFIPGDYNKDVDTVEFSGHPPFVCQSCHFQISENCETSTLPLTCPQCSNNFKGMASSQSTRPVHSAEPEDQQFVSSAPDNFTYAIDMPSSPCIDATDGGVMRDVKQTCYPTDESPNMHTEKEGKGALCYEPPRFPSTDIPFLSCDLVQSGGDMQQEFSPLGIRQFMMSSMNCMTPSRLWDSPSRDDSPEALLKSAAKTFTGTPSILKKRRRDLLSPLSDKRIGKKLETEMASSLSKAFSSLEADILSPSSLQKQNSEAPVFDDDKENCGQADKGKQVEEIIKSAVLEEKMSQRDALDSNSPGKVKQQPFDVDSKMKIDATAAVEIVQQSSGVLSEHDRNDLSLYSSDEVGFRDRVLGSDEVGFRDRVLGSSVITPRSMNNRSSEIAPNQSIPSKPSSENQRSRFSSPCVRAKEHEDLTVSVTRAKAPEETSGDQNKNDGEFETSSIFGGTPFRKGFESPSAWKSPWFRNTFLCSPNTEITIEDFGFFKSPGGDRSYDAIGLLKEVGEQTAATYENAQEILNNDTPKALPKGDDTSGDDKNCDDENNDSNNANISKLTSNALVERRVLDFSECGSPDKSDSSKSSASQP, encoded by the exons GAAGATGAAGTGATGATTGAATTGGTGAACAAAATTGGGCCTAAAAAGTGGTCAACTATCGCACAACATTTACCTGGTCGTATCGGGAAGCAATGTCGAGAAAG GTGGCATAATCATCTTAATCCTGCTATAAACAAAGAAGCATGGACACAGGAAGAGGAGTTGGCTCTAATACGTGCTCATCAAATTTATGGGAATAAATGGGCAGAATTAACGAAGTTTTTGCCTGGAAG GACAGACAATGCTATTAAAAACCACTGGAACAGTTCAGTCAAAAAGAAATTGGATTCTTACTTGGCATCGGGCTTACTTACTCAGCTGCAATCTGTACCTCATGATGGAAATGCAAGTCAATCAATGGTTACAACATCTTCAACGGTGCAATGTAATGCAGATGATAATGTTCTTCAGGGGACTGAAGGAGATGAAGTTTTAGAGTATAGCCACGACTCAGCTAATGCTCTCCACTTTCCATCCACTAGAGAGATGACCAGTGTTGACTTGCAAACTGTTGGGGGAGAATGTAGTCTTGGGACGGATCATAGTCCAAGTCAAGCATCCTGTTCAGAGCCATATTACATATCAATTGATGATGCTACTACATGCATTCCAGAAATTGCTCATCAGGAAGCATGTTCTTCTGAATTTAATGAACAATTCTCACATGAACCTGGAAATTCCATAAATGAGGATTGCCAGTTTAATTTACACACTTTGCCCAATATTTCATCAATAGACTTAGGGAAGGACTCCTCTCAGTTGCAAAGAGATTATATGGAATCTAGAGATCCTAGTGGAATACGTGACTTGGCGAATGTTTCAATGGCCATGGAAACTACATCTACGGAGGCTGCTAAACCAGATCATATGCTGATATCTGATGATGAATGTTGCAGAGCGCTATTTTCAGAGGCAAATAATGATAGATGTTTTATCCCTGGAGATTATAATAAAGATGTTGATACTGTTGAATTTTCTGGTCACCCCCCATTTGTTTGTCAATCATGTCATTTTCAGATTTCCGAAAATTGTGAAACCTCGACTCTGCCATTAACTTGTCCTCAGTGTTCGAATAATTTTAAAGGAATGGCATCCTCCCAATCTACTCGACCAGTACATTCCGCTGAGCCTGAGGATCAGCAGTTTGTTTCCAGTGCACCTGATAACTTCACTTATGCCATTGACATGCCCAGTTCTCCTTGTATTGATGCTACAGATGGTGGAGTAATGAGGGATGTTAAGCAAACCTGTTATCCAACAGATGAAAGCCCAAACATGCACACAGAAAAGGAGGGCAAGGGAGCACTATGTTATGAACCTCCCCGTTTTCCGAGCACGGATATTCCTTTCTTGAGCTGTGACCTTGTGCAATCTGGGGGTGATATGCAGCAAGAATTTAGTCCTCTGGGTATCCGCCAGTTTATGATGTCGTCTATGAACTGTATGACTCCATCAAGGTTGTGGGACTCGCCTTCTCGTGATGATAGTCCAGAAGCATTATTGAAAAGTGCAGCTAAAACTTTTACGGGGACACCATCAATATTAAAAAAACGACGCAGAGATTTGTTATCCCCACTTTCAGATAAAAGAATTGGCAAGAAGCTTGAAACTGAAATGGCATCCTCTTTGTCCAAAGCCTTTTCTAGTTTGGAAGCAGATATACTCTCTCCGTCTTCATTGCAAAAGCAAAACTCCGAGGCTCCTGTTTTTGACGACGATAAAGAAAATTGTGGACAAGCTGATAAAGGTAAACAAGTAGAGGAGATAATTAAATCTGCAGTTTTGGAAGAAAAGATGTCCCAAAGAGATGCTCTTGACAGTAATTCTCCTGGTAAGGTTAAGCAGCAACCTtttgatgttgattctaaaaTGAAGATTGATGCTACTGCTGCTGTTGAGATT GTGCAACAATCTTCTGGTGTTTTGTCTGAACATGATAGGAACGACCTTTCATTATATTCATCTGATGAAGTTGGTTTTAGAGACAGAGTTCTAGGTTCTGATGAAGTTGGTTTTAGAGACAGAGTTCTAGGTTCTAGTGTTATAACGCCCAGAAGCATGAACAATAGGAGCTCAGAAATAGCTCCAAACCAGAGCATTCCTTCAAAGCCATCTTCTGAGAATCAACGCTCAAGGTTTAGCTCTCCTTGTGTTCGTGCAAAGGAGCATGAAGATCTTACAGTTTCTGTTACTCGAGCAAAAGCTCCAGAGGAGACTTCGGGGGATCAAAATAAAAACGATGGAGAATTTGAAACGTCTAGCAT ATTTGGTGGAACACCTTTCAGGAAAGGTTTTGAATCACCTTCTGCATGGAAATCTCCTTGGTTCAGGAATACTTTTCTCTGTAGCCCAAATACTGAAATTACAATTGAG GattttggatttttcaaaagcCCGGGAGGTGATAGAAGCTACGATGCTATCGGGTTGTTAAAAGAAGTTGGTGAACAAACTGCTGCTACATATGAAAATGCACAGGAGATTTTGAATAATGATACTCCTAAAGCATTACCTAAAGGCGACGACACATCAGGAGATGATAAGAATTGCGACGACGAAAATAATGATTCTAACAATGCAAACATTTCTAAATTGACTTCAAATGCTTTG GTTGAGCGCCGCGTACTCGACTTTAGTGAATGTGGATCACCTGATAAGAGTGATAGCAGCAAATCCTCAGCTAGTCAGCCATGA